The nucleotide sequence GTCGGTTTTTTCCAACTGCCGGAGTTCGTTATTGAGCATCAGCTCCACGCCTTGTTGCAGCAAGGCGGCTTGCAGTCGGGCGCTGATGTCGACGGGCAGCAGCGCAGAAAGAAGATGCGATGCTCGATCCACCAGGGTGACTTGCTTACCGGCCTGCGCCATATCCATCGCCAGTTCGCTGCCGATCAAACCCGCCCCCAGTATCAGGATGCGGGTGGCCTGCGTCAGGCGTGTTTCCGCCTGACGGTATTCCTGCTGGCTGTTGAGCGTCAGCATCCACTCATGGCCGGGAACCGGCGGTATCACGGCGCTGGCGCCTGTCGCCAGCACCAGAGTGTGGTAATCATAGCATCGGGTATCGCACATGACCTGCCGCCGCCCGGCATCAATGCCGGTGACGGGGGTGTGCGCCAACAGCATAATCCGCTGTTCTTCGGCAAATTGCGCCGCACTCATGCGCGTCAGGTCGTCGGCGTGGCGATGCTGACTGAGCACATGGCTCAGTTCCGGCTTGTTGTATTCGTCACCGCTGTCGGCGGTGATCAGGCGAATCGGGCGTTGGCTATCCTGCTTACGCAGGTTTTTAATCAACTGTCGGGCGGCGAAACCTGCCCCGATAACAATGATGTCGTCAGACATGGCCGTTCCTTAGTGAATAGGATTAAACACGTCTTTGCCTAAGCCGCATTCGGGGCACAGGAAGCCGTCGGGCACATCAGACCAGGGGGTGCCCGGCGTGACGTCCTGCATCGGTTCACCGATGGCCGGGTCGTAAATCCACTGGCACACGCTGCACTGCATCCGGTTGCTATCTTGCGGTGTTGACGTGCCGTTGCAGGCGCAGGTCGATGCCGCCGCCATGAGCGCCGGTGTTTCCGCCATCTCAGCCGTTTGGGGGGCTTCGATAGCGGCGGCAGGCGATACGGTTAACGGGTGCAATGCCCATTGCCGGGCGATTTCACGGCCATGTTCCCGGCAGATTGCCAGCGCAGACCCGTCCGGACGCCACTTGGTTTTCAGCGACAGCGTAGTCTCAAAGCCGGCATCCATCAGCCGGGTCTGGATGCGGTCAACCGCGCCGCCGTTCCAGCCATAGCTGCCAAAGGCGGAGGCTTTCTTGTTCTGGAAACGCAGACCGGTGATCTCCTCCAGCATGGCGGCCACTTTCGGCATCATCACGTTATTCATGGTGGAAGAACCGACCAGCACGCCTTTGGAACGGAACACCTGCGTCAGAATTTCGTTTTTATCGTGGCGAGCCACATTGTAGATTTTCACGGCGACACCCGGATCGACATCATGGATGCCCTGCGCGATGGCGTCCGCCATCATGCGGGTGTTGTTGGACATGGTGTCGTAGAACAGTGTGATGCGGTCTTCCTGATAGCTGTCGGCCCAGCGCAAATAGTGATGAATAATCTGCGCCGGGTCGTCGCGCCACACCACGCCGTGGGAGGTGGCGATCATCGACAGCGGCAGGTTAAACCCCAGCACTTCATTAATCTTGGCGGTGACCAGACGGCTGAACGGCGTCAGGATATTGGCGAAATAGCGCTGGCATTGTTCAAACAGCTCGCCCTGATCGACCTCATCGTTGAACAGATGCTCATCGCAATAGTGCTGGCCGAAAGCGTCGTTGCTGAACAGCACCGCGTCGCCGCTCATATAGGTCATCATGCTGTCCGGCCAGTGCAACATCGGGGTTTCAATGAAGACCAGCTGTTTGCCGTTGCCGATATCCAGCGAATCGCCGGTTTTGACGGTGTGGAAGTTCCATTCCGGATGATGGTGGTGGCCGGTAATGGAGTCGATGGCGTTATGGGTGCAGTAAATTGGCGTAGTGGGAATGTGAGCCATCAGTTCGCTCAGCGCCCCGGCGTGGTCTTCTTCGGCATGGTTGATAACGATGTAATCGATCTGCGCCAGATCAGTCTCCATCATCAGGTTCTGGACAAAATCACGGCTGAACTTGTGGTCGACGGTGTCGATCAGCACCGTTTTTTTTTCCCGGATCAGGTAGCTGTTATAGCTGCTGCCTTTCAGCGTTTTGTATTCGGTGCCGTGGAAGTCGCGCACTTCCCAATCCCGCTGCCCGACCCAGTGAATATTGTTCTTAACATGAATAGACATCGTAACACTCCGATTAGCGTATAAAAGGTAGATACACTGTCATTGCATACGCCGTGCCAGGTTTTATCTATTTGATTATTAAGATTTTTAAAAATAGTTTTTGTCATTATGACAATGACTGGGTAATGTCTTTTTGACATTCATTTGTGAAAAAGACAGACCATGCCGCTATCGATAGATTCTTTTGCGCACATTGCCATTGAACTGCAACAAGGGCTTTCAACCCGCGACCGCTTTCAGCGCCTGCTCAACAGCTTGCGCCAGTTGTTATGTTGTGATGCCGCCGCGTTGCTGTGTTATGAAAGCCAGCTGCTGCGCCCGCTGGCGACCGATGGACTGGCGCCGGACGTGCTGGGGCGGCGTTTCTTGCTGTCCGAACATCCCCGGCTGGAAGCGATAGCCCGGGCGGGCGACGTGGTGCGGTTCCCGGCGGACAGCCAGCTTCCTGATCCTTATGATGGCCTGATTCCCGGTCAGGAAGCGCTGAAAGTCCATGCCTGTGTTGGTCTGCCGCTGTTTGCTCACCACACGTTGATCGGCGCGCTGACCATTGATGGGATGGACCCTCACCAGTTCGATCATTTCAGCGATGAGGAACTGCGGCTGATCGGCGCGATGGCATCCGTTGCTTTGAGCAATGCGTTGCTGATGGAGCAACTGGAACGGCAAACGCTGGCGCCGCTGCCGGATGCCGCGCCGATGGCGGAGGTGGATGCTGACGAGATGGTGGGCTTGTCTGCGCCGATGCAACAGTTGAAAAAAGAAGTGGCTATCGTGGCCGACAGCGATCTTAACGTGCTGATCATGGGGGAAACCGGGGTCGGCAAGGAACTGGTGGCGCGGGCCATTCATCAGGGGTCGCGGCGTGCAGATCGCCCGCTGGTGTATCTGAATTGTGCCGCGCTGCCGGAGTCGGTGGCGGAAAGCGAGCTGTTTGGTCACGTGAAAGGGGCGTTTACCGGCGCTATTCACCATCGCACCGGCAAGTTCGAACTGGCGGACAACGGTACGCTGTTTCTGGATGAAATCGGCGAGTTGTCGCTGACGTTACAGGCCAAGCTGCTGCGGGTGTTGCAATACGGCGATTTGCAGCGGGTGGGCGACGACAGTAGCCTGAAAGTGGATGTGCGCGTACTGGCGGCCACCAACCGGGATTTAAAGCAGTCGGTGCAGGAGGGGACTTTCCGTGCCGACCTGTTCCACCGACTGAGCGTGTTTCCGCTGTCGGTGCCGCCGCTGCGTGCGCGTGGTCAGGATATTGCGCTGCTGGCCGGTTTTTTCTGTGAACGCAGCCGGGCCCGGCTGGGGTTACAGCGCCTGGCGTTATCGCCGCAAGCGACGCAACTGCTGGCGCATTATCCGTGGCCAGGGAATGTGCGCGAGCTGGAACATGTGATTTATCGGGCGACGATTGTGGCGCGGGCCGGCGGGGCGACCGGCGATCTGACAGTGCGTCCGGAGCATTTGAATCTGGATGGCGTCTTGCCCGACGAGCTTCGCCCAGCCGATGTCGATACCGTGCCGGCGTGGCGCGGCATCAGCCTGCGGGACGCGACGGAGCATTATCAGCGGCAGGTGATTAGCGACACGCTGGCGCGGCATCAGGGCAACTGGTCGTCCTGCGCCCGCGAGCTGGCGGTCGATA is from Dickeya dianthicola NCPPB 453 and encodes:
- the norV gene encoding anaerobic nitric oxide reductase flavorubredoxin, which gives rise to MSIHVKNNIHWVGQRDWEVRDFHGTEYKTLKGSSYNSYLIREKKTVLIDTVDHKFSRDFVQNLMMETDLAQIDYIVINHAEEDHAGALSELMAHIPTTPIYCTHNAIDSITGHHHHPEWNFHTVKTGDSLDIGNGKQLVFIETPMLHWPDSMMTYMSGDAVLFSNDAFGQHYCDEHLFNDEVDQGELFEQCQRYFANILTPFSRLVTAKINEVLGFNLPLSMIATSHGVVWRDDPAQIIHHYLRWADSYQEDRITLFYDTMSNNTRMMADAIAQGIHDVDPGVAVKIYNVARHDKNEILTQVFRSKGVLVGSSTMNNVMMPKVAAMLEEITGLRFQNKKASAFGSYGWNGGAVDRIQTRLMDAGFETTLSLKTKWRPDGSALAICREHGREIARQWALHPLTVSPAAAIEAPQTAEMAETPALMAAASTCACNGTSTPQDSNRMQCSVCQWIYDPAIGEPMQDVTPGTPWSDVPDGFLCPECGLGKDVFNPIH
- the norW gene encoding NADH:flavorubredoxin reductase NorW, with the protein product MSDDIIVIGAGFAARQLIKNLRKQDSQRPIRLITADSGDEYNKPELSHVLSQHRHADDLTRMSAAQFAEEQRIMLLAHTPVTGIDAGRRQVMCDTRCYDYHTLVLATGASAVIPPVPGHEWMLTLNSQQEYRQAETRLTQATRILILGAGLIGSELAMDMAQAGKQVTLVDRASHLLSALLPVDISARLQAALLQQGVELMLNNELRQLEKTDAGLKVTLLSGRTLEVDEVISAVGLHANTSLAAAAGLAVNRGIVTDSRLRTSDPHIYALGDCAEINGKLLPFLQPIQLTASIAANSISGNTADNRVRDGNGSLALPAMLIKVKTPLFPLQLAGDTHNPELVWHIIADHGGIVAKGMAGEQLRGFVVGGDRMKDAFALLRQLPS
- the norR gene encoding nitric oxide reductase transcriptional regulator NorR, with translation MPLSIDSFAHIAIELQQGLSTRDRFQRLLNSLRQLLCCDAAALLCYESQLLRPLATDGLAPDVLGRRFLLSEHPRLEAIARAGDVVRFPADSQLPDPYDGLIPGQEALKVHACVGLPLFAHHTLIGALTIDGMDPHQFDHFSDEELRLIGAMASVALSNALLMEQLERQTLAPLPDAAPMAEVDADEMVGLSAPMQQLKKEVAIVADSDLNVLIMGETGVGKELVARAIHQGSRRADRPLVYLNCAALPESVAESELFGHVKGAFTGAIHHRTGKFELADNGTLFLDEIGELSLTLQAKLLRVLQYGDLQRVGDDSSLKVDVRVLAATNRDLKQSVQEGTFRADLFHRLSVFPLSVPPLRARGQDIALLAGFFCERSRARLGLQRLALSPQATQLLAHYPWPGNVRELEHVIYRATIVARAGGATGDLTVRPEHLNLDGVLPDELRPADVDTVPAWRGISLRDATEHYQRQVISDTLARHQGNWSSCARELAVDSGNLHRMAKRLGIK